One window from the genome of Amycolatopsis sp. NBC_01480 encodes:
- a CDS encoding class I SAM-dependent methyltransferase, whose translation MTETDAVAERRPAYLSELADGTERFFEERRETCAWCDSKRLEVRLRTTDLLQHKPGKFVLESCQDCGHIFQNPRLTGEGLGFYYRDCYDGLGEKNMNSMFEGNRAGYAGRARLVASICTPGQWLDVGTGHGHFPRDAKEVLPDTEFDGLDMTDGVELAQQDNRIRRAYRGNFVDLAEELSGRYDVISMYHYLEHTPEPKKELAAAAVALPPGGHLAIELPDPESRWGRLLGRWWLPWLQPQHLNLIPIGNLRDELAELGFTVVAEQRAEPHSAMDLVAAVMLAVNAATIGGEDLAWRRNRPSRTRALLRKLGFIVCIPVFVIAGIVDRISAPIGRKRGMSNAYRVVARKKA comes from the coding sequence ATGACGGAGACCGACGCGGTTGCCGAACGCAGGCCCGCCTACCTGTCCGAGCTGGCCGACGGGACCGAGCGGTTCTTCGAGGAGCGCCGTGAGACCTGCGCGTGGTGCGACTCGAAGCGGCTCGAAGTCCGGTTGCGGACGACGGACCTGCTTCAGCACAAACCCGGCAAGTTCGTCCTGGAGTCCTGTCAGGACTGTGGCCACATCTTCCAGAACCCGCGGCTGACCGGCGAAGGCCTCGGTTTCTACTACCGGGACTGCTACGACGGCCTCGGCGAGAAGAACATGAACTCGATGTTCGAGGGCAACCGCGCCGGGTATGCGGGCCGGGCTCGTCTGGTCGCCTCGATTTGCACGCCCGGACAGTGGCTGGACGTCGGCACGGGGCACGGGCACTTCCCTCGCGATGCCAAGGAAGTGCTGCCGGACACCGAGTTCGACGGTCTGGACATGACCGACGGCGTCGAGCTGGCGCAGCAGGACAACCGCATCCGCCGCGCCTACCGGGGCAACTTCGTCGACCTGGCCGAGGAACTGTCCGGCCGGTACGACGTGATCAGCATGTACCACTATCTGGAACACACGCCGGAGCCGAAGAAGGAGCTGGCCGCCGCCGCGGTGGCGCTGCCCCCGGGCGGGCACCTCGCCATCGAACTGCCCGATCCCGAGTCGCGCTGGGGCCGGCTGCTGGGCCGGTGGTGGCTGCCGTGGCTGCAGCCGCAGCACCTGAACCTGATCCCGATCGGGAACCTGCGTGACGAACTCGCCGAGCTGGGCTTCACCGTCGTCGCCGAGCAACGGGCCGAGCCGCACTCCGCCATGGACCTGGTGGCCGCCGTCATGCTGGCCGTGAACGCGGCCACGATCGGCGGCGAAGACCTGGCCTGGCGGCGGAACCGCCCGTCCCGCACTCGCGCGCTGCTGCGCAAGCTCGGCTTCATCGTGTGCATCCCGGTTTTCGTGATCGCCGGGATCGTGGACCGGATCAGCGCGCCGATCGGGCGTAAGCGCGGGATGTCCAACGCCTATCGCGTGGTCGCCCGCAAGAAGGCCTGA
- a CDS encoding methyltransferase — MSDDVWAGLADQFADRAYATVKGRVRTYVLHQQLLEHLPPPPATVLDVGGGAGHQSFPLAQAGYDVTLLDSSPAMLEKARQRLERLPVEARRRVTLVQADGENAEEAVDGQRFAAVLCHGVLGYLEQPDPLVGQLCRCAADGGLVSIMTGNAHAMAVRPALEQRWEDALAAFDARTEIGVLGVPGRADTVEELSGLLSGHDVEPVRWYGVWLFVDWLEFGGAELDPGDAERVAAVELEAARRDPYRALSRVFHLVGRKGPSGHELLADRLSQGLISTDLE; from the coding sequence ATGAGCGATGACGTCTGGGCCGGTCTGGCCGACCAGTTCGCCGACCGGGCGTACGCCACGGTGAAGGGGCGCGTGCGCACGTACGTCCTGCACCAGCAGTTGCTGGAGCACTTGCCACCGCCGCCCGCGACGGTGCTCGACGTCGGCGGGGGCGCGGGGCATCAGTCGTTTCCGCTCGCCCAAGCCGGTTACGACGTCACTTTGCTCGACTCGTCACCGGCGATGCTGGAGAAGGCGCGGCAACGACTTGAGCGGCTGCCGGTCGAGGCACGGCGGCGAGTCACGCTCGTCCAGGCTGACGGCGAGAACGCCGAGGAGGCGGTGGACGGACAGCGCTTCGCCGCCGTGTTGTGCCACGGCGTGCTCGGGTACCTCGAACAGCCGGATCCCCTGGTCGGCCAGCTGTGCCGGTGCGCCGCGGACGGCGGCTTGGTCTCGATCATGACCGGCAACGCCCACGCGATGGCCGTCCGCCCGGCTCTGGAACAGCGGTGGGAAGACGCGCTGGCGGCGTTCGACGCCCGCACCGAGATCGGCGTGCTGGGGGTGCCGGGCCGGGCCGACACCGTCGAAGAGCTCAGCGGCCTGCTGTCCGGCCACGACGTGGAACCCGTGCGCTGGTACGGGGTGTGGCTGTTCGTCGACTGGCTCGAGTTCGGCGGGGCCGAGCTGGACCCCGGCGACGCCGAGCGGGTGGCGGCGGTCGAACTCGAAGCCGCCCGGCGCGACCCCTACCGCGCGCTCAGCCGGGTCTTTCACCTCGTCGGGCGGAAAGGCCCGTCCGGCCATGAACTTCTGGCCGATCGGCTTTCGCAAGGGCTCATTTCGACCGACCTCGAATAG
- a CDS encoding ArsR/SmtB family transcription factor yields the protein MTSATVMPERAAIAALLGPARARVLEATRSGASTTELSRYAGISLASASYHASILRAAGLVETRRRGKAVHHVLTRLGASLLAGARAPGHSASRTSRAIWTRLATSNLTRIRET from the coding sequence ATGACATCGGCGACCGTAATGCCGGAACGGGCTGCGATCGCGGCCCTGCTCGGACCGGCCCGCGCCCGGGTGCTCGAAGCGACGAGATCGGGCGCCTCCACCACGGAGCTGAGCCGGTACGCCGGGATCTCGCTCGCGTCCGCGAGTTACCACGCGTCCATCCTGCGCGCGGCCGGGCTGGTGGAAACGCGCCGCCGGGGCAAGGCCGTGCACCACGTGCTCACCCGGCTGGGCGCGAGCCTGCTGGCCGGGGCCCGGGCGCCCGGTCACTCCGCGTCGCGCACCAGCAGGGCGATCTGGACCCGGTTGGCCACCTCGAACTTGACCAGGATCCGCGAAACGTAG
- a CDS encoding response regulator transcription factor, whose amino-acid sequence MAALGGLMEPVRVVLVDDEWLVRAGLTTMLSGAEDITVVGEAGDGANVVELVRSTRADVVLMDLRMPGTDGVTATARLRDLPVAVLVLTTFDTDDLVRRALRAGAEGFLLKDTPPADLVAAIRRAATGEPTLSPAIVRKLIARMTGGDESRLVRARSALAALTEGERRVAEAVGEGLSNAEIAAAQFMSVATVKAYVSRILVKFEVANRVQIALLVRDAE is encoded by the coding sequence GTGGCTGCCCTGGGAGGCCTGATGGAACCGGTGCGGGTAGTGCTGGTCGACGACGAATGGCTGGTCCGGGCCGGGCTGACGACCATGTTGTCCGGCGCCGAGGACATCACCGTGGTGGGCGAGGCGGGCGACGGCGCGAACGTCGTCGAGCTGGTCCGGTCCACCCGGGCCGACGTGGTGCTGATGGACCTGCGGATGCCCGGCACGGACGGGGTCACCGCCACCGCCCGGCTGCGGGACCTGCCGGTCGCGGTGCTGGTGCTCACCACCTTCGACACCGACGACCTGGTCCGCCGGGCGCTGCGGGCCGGGGCCGAGGGGTTCCTGCTCAAGGACACCCCGCCGGCCGACCTGGTCGCGGCCATCCGGCGGGCCGCGACCGGCGAACCGACGCTGTCGCCGGCCATCGTCCGCAAGCTCATCGCCCGGATGACCGGCGGCGACGAGAGCCGGCTGGTCCGGGCCCGCTCGGCGCTCGCCGCTCTCACCGAAGGCGAACGACGCGTCGCCGAAGCGGTCGGCGAGGGGCTGTCGAACGCGGAAATCGCCGCCGCGCAGTTCATGAGCGTGGCGACGGTCAAGGCCTACGTTTCGCGGATCCTGGTCAAGTTCGAGGTGGCCAACCGGGTCCAGATCGCCCTGCTGGTGCGCGACGCGGAGTGA
- a CDS encoding sensor histidine kinase: MPIFWQWLPGSLWADVDPGRGRGRSVRDVVVDVTGILIAVVVGLLGLLPSLFGGISSADVVDLVLGGVGCAALLLRRRWPAALALVLVGLSAVSLTVGGAAGVATFFAAVHCRPRVVVWVAGLGVVTSVVATFTRQSADVPLWAGTTIGVLATAVLVGLGRLVRARRQLLVSLADRARLVEEEHAGRLVEARRLERTRLAREMHDVLAHRMSLLSVHAGALEFNPAASEAEISRAAGIIRSGAHQMLIDLREVIGLLREDPADDSGLRAPALDRVPDLVAEARQAGTAVRLEMPETPALATISGLVGSTAYRIVQEGLTNARKHAPGRPVTVTVGGAAGPGVRVAVRQPLPSAGGGLPIPGAGTGLAGLTERAALAGGRLEHGPAGDEYLLRAWLPWEA; the protein is encoded by the coding sequence GTGCCGATTTTCTGGCAGTGGCTGCCCGGATCGCTGTGGGCGGACGTGGATCCCGGGCGCGGGCGGGGGCGGTCGGTCCGGGATGTCGTGGTCGACGTGACCGGGATCCTGATCGCCGTCGTGGTCGGGCTGCTCGGCTTGCTGCCGTCGCTGTTCGGCGGGATCAGCTCGGCCGATGTGGTCGATCTGGTGCTGGGCGGGGTGGGGTGCGCCGCGCTGCTGCTGCGGCGCCGGTGGCCGGCCGCGCTCGCGTTGGTGCTGGTGGGGCTTTCGGCGGTCTCGCTGACGGTCGGCGGTGCGGCGGGGGTGGCGACGTTCTTCGCGGCGGTGCACTGCCGGCCGCGGGTGGTCGTGTGGGTGGCCGGGCTCGGCGTGGTCACCTCGGTCGTGGCCACCTTCACCCGGCAGTCGGCCGACGTGCCGTTGTGGGCCGGCACGACCATCGGGGTGCTGGCCACCGCCGTGCTCGTGGGGCTGGGCCGGCTGGTCCGCGCCCGGCGGCAGCTGCTGGTCTCGCTCGCCGATCGTGCCCGGCTGGTCGAGGAGGAGCACGCCGGCCGGCTGGTCGAGGCGCGCCGGCTGGAACGCACCCGGCTGGCCCGCGAGATGCACGACGTCCTGGCACACCGGATGTCGCTGCTGAGCGTGCACGCGGGCGCGCTCGAATTCAATCCCGCCGCGTCCGAGGCCGAGATCTCCCGCGCCGCGGGCATCATCCGCAGCGGCGCCCACCAGATGCTGATCGACTTGCGGGAGGTCATCGGCCTGCTCCGCGAGGACCCGGCGGACGACTCCGGGCTCCGCGCCCCGGCGCTCGACCGCGTGCCGGACCTCGTGGCCGAAGCACGGCAGGCGGGCACGGCCGTACGCCTGGAGATGCCCGAAACCCCCGCGCTGGCAACGATTTCCGGGCTGGTCGGCAGTACCGCGTACCGGATCGTCCAGGAAGGACTCACCAACGCCCGCAAGCACGCGCCCGGCCGGCCGGTCACGGTGACCGTCGGCGGGGCGGCCGGCCCGGGGGTGCGGGTGGCCGTCCGCCAGCCGCTGCCCTCGGCCGGGGGCGGGCTGCCGATCCCGGGCGCCGGGACCGGGCTGGCCGGGCTCACCGAACGGGCCGCGCTGGCCGGCGGCCGGCTCGAGCACGGCCCGGCCGGCGACGAGTATCTGCTGCGGGCGTGGCTGCCCTGGGAGGCCTGA
- a CDS encoding NADP-dependent oxidoreductase: MGQAWGFGRFGGPEVQELFDRPDPVPGRGEVLIRVDVAGVNPLDHLLRAGLVPGLDGGRPFPRVLGVEAAGTVLARGEDVDGLEVGDAVFGFALTGGGTYAETTVLSAPNTARIPAGLSTTVAATLPIAGTTAVDALDQLDLPAGATVLVNGVGGGVGLAVARLAAGRGLRVIGTGSAAKREHAEAVGAQFLDYTADDVVAAARDLVPDGFDGIVDLVGGTSLRTVAPLAREPRNVIAVGDQSVPEIGGRFVERRLDRANLERSARLALDGVLASVITATYPLSDAPAALAAVESGHSAGKVVIKVA, from the coding sequence ATGGGGCAGGCGTGGGGTTTCGGCAGGTTCGGCGGGCCCGAGGTGCAGGAGTTGTTCGACCGTCCCGATCCCGTCCCGGGCCGCGGTGAGGTGCTGATCCGGGTCGACGTCGCCGGCGTGAACCCGCTCGACCACCTGCTGCGCGCGGGCCTGGTCCCCGGGCTCGACGGCGGGCGGCCGTTCCCGCGGGTACTCGGCGTGGAGGCCGCCGGAACGGTGCTCGCCCGGGGCGAGGACGTCGACGGGCTCGAGGTGGGTGACGCGGTCTTCGGCTTCGCACTCACCGGCGGCGGCACGTACGCCGAGACGACGGTGCTCTCCGCGCCGAACACCGCGCGCATCCCGGCGGGCCTGTCCACGACCGTGGCGGCGACGCTGCCCATCGCCGGGACGACCGCGGTGGACGCGCTCGACCAGCTCGACCTCCCGGCCGGGGCCACGGTCCTGGTCAACGGCGTCGGGGGCGGCGTCGGCCTCGCCGTCGCGCGGCTGGCCGCCGGGCGCGGGCTGCGGGTGATCGGCACCGGGAGCGCCGCCAAGCGCGAGCACGCCGAGGCCGTCGGGGCGCAGTTCCTGGACTACACCGCCGACGACGTGGTCGCTGCAGCCCGCGACCTGGTCCCGGACGGCTTCGACGGCATCGTCGACCTGGTCGGCGGTACTTCGCTGAGGACGGTCGCCCCGCTGGCACGCGAGCCCCGCAACGTCATCGCCGTGGGAGACCAGTCGGTCCCCGAGATCGGCGGGCGTTTCGTCGAGCGCCGCCTGGACCGCGCGAACCTGGAACGCTCGGCTCGGCTGGCCCTCGACGGTGTGCTTGCCTCGGTGATCACCGCGACCTATCCGCTTTCGGACGCTCCGGCTGCACTCGCGGCTGTGGAAAGTGGTCACAGCGCAGGCAAGGTGGTCATCAAGGTCGCCTGA
- a CDS encoding MerR family transcriptional regulator, whose translation MRIGELSKRTGVSPRSLRYYEAQGLLTSSRSDTGQRHYSEDEVQRVSLIRQLFDAGMSSRVIASVLPCVETPADADVVDSAYATMVRERDRIDADIAHLLETRAALDVLIKANSRHRAGMAAEPVAQSA comes from the coding sequence ATGCGGATCGGGGAGCTGTCCAAGCGCACGGGTGTGAGTCCGCGCTCCTTGCGGTACTACGAAGCGCAGGGCCTTTTGACCAGCTCGCGCTCGGACACCGGGCAGCGGCACTATTCCGAGGACGAGGTCCAGCGAGTCTCGCTCATCCGGCAGCTGTTCGACGCGGGCATGTCGAGCCGGGTGATCGCGTCGGTGCTGCCGTGTGTGGAGACTCCGGCCGACGCGGACGTCGTCGATTCGGCGTACGCGACGATGGTGCGCGAGCGCGACCGGATCGACGCCGACATCGCGCACCTGCTCGAGACCCGGGCGGCGCTCGACGTGCTGATCAAGGCCAACAGCCGGCATCGGGCGGGGATGGCCGCGGAACCGGTGGCGCAGTCCGCGTGA
- a CDS encoding TetR/AcrR family transcriptional regulator — MVRNSRGQVSEARSRLLATATRIFYAEGLHSVGIDRIVAEAKVTRATLYRHFPGKEDLVVAYLQGVHEMEREGIDKALAGGLPPADTLRAIAKSIAEGIRSAHFRGCAFLNAVAEYPDPKHPVHQAVLAHREWFRGTVTDVLAQVGETPPESAGRHFVMLRDGAMVAGCLSDPAEVCDAFLEGVEGILQRR; from the coding sequence ATGGTGCGCAACTCTCGAGGCCAGGTCTCCGAAGCGCGGTCGAGGCTGCTCGCGACGGCCACCCGCATCTTCTACGCCGAGGGCCTGCACTCTGTGGGGATCGACCGGATCGTCGCGGAGGCGAAGGTCACCCGCGCCACGCTTTACCGGCACTTTCCCGGTAAGGAAGACCTTGTCGTCGCGTATCTGCAGGGCGTCCACGAGATGGAGCGCGAAGGGATCGACAAGGCCCTCGCCGGTGGCCTGCCGCCGGCCGACACCCTGCGAGCCATCGCGAAGTCGATTGCCGAGGGCATCCGGTCGGCCCACTTCCGCGGCTGCGCCTTCCTCAACGCGGTCGCGGAGTACCCGGACCCCAAGCATCCCGTGCACCAGGCCGTCCTCGCCCACCGGGAGTGGTTCCGCGGCACCGTCACGGACGTGCTCGCGCAGGTCGGCGAGACGCCGCCGGAGTCCGCGGGCCGGCACTTCGTGATGCTGCGAGACGGCGCGATGGTGGCGGGCTGCCTGTCGGACCCGGCCGAGGTCTGCGACGCCTTCCTCGAAGGCGTCGAGGGAATCCTGCAGCGGCGGTGA
- the trpM gene encoding tryptophan biosynthesis modulator TrpM encodes MPLTVRFARGRRPRGCQAPARRVRGRRVRYAIGSEAGQVDGMRWQCAPRVAWDR; translated from the coding sequence ATGCCCCTCACCGTCCGCTTCGCCCGTGGCCGCCGGCCGCGCGGCTGCCAGGCGCCCGCGCGGCGCGTGCGCGGGCGTCGGGTGCGGTACGCGATCGGCTCCGAGGCGGGCCAGGTCGACGGGATGCGATGGCAGTGTGCGCCGCGCGTCGCGTGGGACCGCTGA
- the trpB gene encoding tryptophan synthase subunit beta, with protein sequence MKNEFFFPAAPGTLPDAAGYFGAFGGQFVPQALVAAIDQVAAEYERAKTDPAFVARFEDLLAHYVGRPSALTEVPRFAAHAGGARVFLKREDLNHTGSHKVNNALGQALLAVRMGKTRVIAETGAGSHGVATATACALTGLACTVYMGETDMRRQAVNVARMELLGAEVVPVTSGSRTLKDAINETFRDWVAHVDNTHYLFGTVAGPHPFPAMIRDFQRVIGVEARRQLLARTGRLPDAAIACVGGGSNAIGLFHAFLNDPGVRLIGCEAAGHGVRSGKHAASLSAGEPGVLHGSRSYVLQDDEGQILEAWSISAGLDYPGVGPEHAHLHDSGRAEYRPVTDDAAMHAFRLLASTEGIVPAIESAHALAGALDAGAELGPDAVILVNLSGRGDKDLDTAAVHFGLEVAR encoded by the coding sequence ATGAAAAACGAATTCTTCTTCCCGGCCGCGCCGGGAACCCTTCCCGACGCCGCGGGCTACTTCGGCGCCTTCGGCGGCCAGTTCGTCCCCCAGGCGCTGGTCGCCGCCATCGACCAGGTCGCCGCCGAGTACGAGCGGGCCAAGACTGATCCCGCCTTCGTCGCCCGGTTCGAGGACCTGCTCGCGCATTACGTCGGACGCCCGAGCGCGCTCACTGAGGTGCCGCGGTTCGCCGCGCACGCCGGCGGCGCGCGGGTGTTCCTCAAGCGCGAAGACCTGAACCACACCGGCTCGCACAAGGTCAACAACGCGCTCGGCCAGGCGTTGCTGGCCGTGCGGATGGGCAAGACCCGTGTGATCGCCGAGACCGGCGCGGGCTCGCATGGCGTGGCCACCGCCACCGCCTGCGCGCTGACCGGCCTCGCCTGCACCGTCTACATGGGAGAGACGGACATGCGGCGCCAGGCGGTGAACGTCGCGCGCATGGAACTGCTCGGCGCCGAGGTCGTCCCGGTGACCTCAGGGTCGCGCACCCTGAAGGACGCCATCAACGAGACGTTCCGCGACTGGGTCGCGCACGTGGACAACACGCACTACCTGTTCGGCACGGTCGCCGGGCCGCATCCGTTCCCCGCGATGATCCGCGATTTCCAACGCGTCATCGGCGTCGAAGCGCGCCGCCAACTGCTGGCCCGGACCGGACGGCTGCCGGACGCGGCCATCGCCTGTGTCGGCGGTGGGTCCAACGCGATCGGCCTGTTCCACGCGTTCCTCAACGACCCCGGCGTGCGCTTGATCGGCTGCGAGGCGGCCGGGCACGGCGTGCGCAGCGGGAAACACGCGGCGTCGCTCTCGGCTGGCGAACCCGGTGTCCTGCATGGCTCCCGCTCGTACGTCCTGCAGGACGACGAAGGCCAGATCCTCGAAGCCTGGTCGATCTCGGCCGGGCTCGACTACCCCGGCGTCGGCCCCGAACACGCGCACCTGCACGATTCCGGCCGCGCCGAATACCGCCCGGTCACGGACGACGCCGCGATGCACGCGTTCCGGCTGCTCGCTTCGACCGAGGGCATCGTCCCGGCGATCGAGAGCGCGCACGCGCTGGCCGGGGCCCTCGACGCCGGCGCCGAACTCGGCCCGGACGCCGTCATCCTGGTGAACCTTTCCGGGCGCGGGGACAAGGATCTCGACACGGCAGCCGTCCACTTCGGACTGGAGGTCGCGCGATGA
- the trpA gene encoding tryptophan synthase subunit alpha → MRLLTDTLAQAKRAGRAALIAYLPAGFPTVEGGIDALRATLDAGADIVEVGLPHSDPVLDGPVIQTADDLALRGGVRIADVLRTVREVHAATGKPVLVMSYWNPVSRYGVERFARELAAAGGAGCVLPDLPVAESVLWRRHAVEHELATVFVVAPSSTEARLAETAAAGTGFVYASALMGVTGTRAAVDEAAAVLVSRLRGLTELPVCVGMGVADASQAAEVAGFADGVIVGSALVGTLLDPARGTAALEQLTGQLAAGVRVPTA, encoded by the coding sequence CTGCGGTTGCTCACCGACACGCTCGCCCAGGCGAAACGAGCCGGCCGGGCCGCGCTCATCGCCTACCTGCCGGCCGGCTTCCCCACCGTCGAAGGCGGGATCGACGCGCTCCGGGCGACCCTCGACGCGGGCGCGGACATCGTCGAAGTCGGCCTGCCGCACAGCGACCCGGTGCTGGACGGGCCGGTCATCCAGACCGCCGACGATCTCGCGCTGCGCGGCGGAGTCCGGATCGCGGACGTCCTGCGCACGGTGCGTGAGGTCCACGCCGCCACGGGCAAGCCGGTGCTGGTGATGTCGTACTGGAATCCGGTGTCCCGCTACGGCGTCGAGCGGTTCGCCCGTGAGCTGGCCGCGGCCGGCGGCGCGGGGTGTGTGCTGCCGGATCTGCCGGTGGCCGAGTCGGTCTTGTGGCGCCGACACGCCGTGGAGCACGAGCTGGCCACCGTGTTCGTGGTCGCGCCGAGCAGCACGGAGGCGCGGCTGGCGGAAACCGCCGCGGCCGGGACCGGGTTCGTCTACGCGTCCGCGCTGATGGGCGTCACCGGAACCCGTGCGGCGGTGGACGAAGCCGCCGCCGTCCTGGTGAGCCGGCTCCGCGGTCTCACCGAGCTGCCGGTCTGCGTCGGCATGGGCGTGGCGGACGCGAGCCAGGCCGCCGAGGTCGCCGGTTTCGCGGACGGGGTGATCGTCGGGTCGGCCCTCGTCGGAACCCTGCTCGATCCGGCTCGGGGAACGGCCGCGCTCGAACAGCTCACCGGACAGCTCGCGGCCGGGGTGCGCGTCCCCACCGCCTGA
- a CDS encoding GntR family transcriptional regulator produces the protein MVNKDEQGPSLYRRIADELKAEISAGTYAPGDALPSESELAQRYDASRGTIRQAFAALRTDGIISSRRGARRLVQGGPRLQDFAALRSFSRWGRAIGEEPSGRVVELARREATEDEREHLNLPEGAYAYHLTRVRLLDGRPVMIERTAYPDRIGALVAGMDLDRESITERLEELGTTFADAEHTIDAVRATAVDARLLGVRPGAPLLRERRRTTDPAGAALEWSEDRYLGDQVAFTVRNSADRNTLSRWHSAPGAG, from the coding sequence ATGGTCAACAAGGACGAACAGGGCCCGTCGCTGTATCGGCGGATCGCCGACGAGCTCAAGGCCGAGATCAGCGCGGGCACGTACGCGCCGGGCGACGCGCTGCCGTCGGAGAGTGAGCTCGCGCAGCGCTACGACGCGTCCCGGGGCACGATCCGGCAGGCGTTCGCCGCGCTGCGGACCGACGGGATCATCTCCTCCCGGCGCGGCGCGCGGCGGCTGGTCCAAGGGGGACCGCGCCTGCAGGACTTCGCCGCGTTGCGCAGCTTCTCCCGCTGGGGCCGCGCGATCGGCGAGGAACCGAGCGGCCGCGTGGTCGAGCTGGCCCGCCGCGAAGCCACCGAAGACGAGCGTGAGCACCTGAACCTGCCCGAAGGGGCGTACGCCTACCACCTCACCCGCGTGCGCCTGCTCGACGGCCGGCCGGTGATGATCGAGCGCACCGCCTACCCCGACCGGATCGGCGCGCTGGTCGCCGGGATGGACCTCGACCGCGAGTCCATCACCGAACGGCTCGAGGAGCTCGGCACGACCTTCGCCGACGCGGAGCACACCATCGACGCCGTGCGGGCCACGGCCGTCGACGCCCGCCTGCTCGGCGTCCGGCCGGGCGCCCCGCTGCTGCGCGAGCGCCGCCGCACCACCGATCCGGCCGGGGCCGCCCTGGAGTGGTCCGAGGACCGTTACCTCGGCGACCAGGTCGCGTTCACCGTGCGCAATTCGGCCGACCGCAACACCCTGTCGCGCTGGCACTCCGCGCCCGGCGCCGGCTGA
- the tmpA gene encoding 2-trimethylaminoethylphosphonate dioxygenase: protein MTTTTTGDDVLVFPPIWLRDNCPCEHCRDPRNGQKLFGITDLPADLTVRGTEVSADTITVTFGPDGHRGPFSRAWLDAQLSASSGDGRTEAGKRLWQAQDLDGRLPAADWAAYRDDPAERARVLSAVRDLGFALLHGTPTEEETVLAIARTFGYPRETNYGTLFDVRVEPDPSNLAFTGMRIAPHTDNPYRDPVPTLQLLHCLANAADGGDSGLVDGFTAASLLRAEDEEAFRILSTTLVPFAWYDAGTSLRADRPLIDVDPEGHLREVRFNNRSMQALRLDPAATTAFYAAYRRFAEIIARPELLLTFRLDPGDCVIFDNTRLLHARTAFAESGARHLQGCYADLDALTSTLRTLEGTA, encoded by the coding sequence ATGACGACCACGACCACCGGCGACGACGTGCTGGTGTTCCCGCCGATCTGGCTCCGGGACAACTGCCCGTGCGAGCACTGCCGCGACCCGCGCAACGGCCAGAAGCTGTTCGGCATCACCGACCTCCCGGCCGACCTCACCGTTCGCGGCACCGAGGTCTCGGCGGACACGATCACCGTCACCTTCGGCCCCGACGGGCACCGCGGTCCCTTCTCCCGTGCCTGGCTGGACGCGCAGCTGTCCGCCTCGAGCGGGGACGGCCGCACCGAAGCCGGCAAACGGCTGTGGCAAGCCCAGGACCTCGACGGCCGGCTGCCCGCCGCGGACTGGGCCGCCTACCGCGACGATCCGGCCGAGCGCGCGCGGGTCCTGAGTGCCGTGCGCGACCTCGGATTCGCCCTCCTGCACGGCACCCCGACCGAGGAGGAGACCGTGCTCGCCATCGCCCGGACGTTCGGCTATCCGCGCGAGACGAACTACGGCACGCTCTTCGACGTCCGCGTCGAACCCGATCCCAGCAACCTCGCGTTCACCGGCATGCGCATCGCGCCCCACACCGACAACCCCTACCGCGACCCGGTGCCGACGCTGCAGCTCCTGCACTGCCTGGCCAACGCCGCCGACGGCGGCGACTCCGGCCTCGTCGACGGGTTCACCGCCGCTTCCCTGCTGCGGGCCGAAGACGAGGAGGCCTTCCGGATCCTCAGCACGACCCTGGTGCCGTTCGCCTGGTACGACGCGGGCACCAGCCTCCGCGCGGACCGCCCGCTGATCGACGTCGACCCCGAAGGCCACCTGCGCGAGGTCCGCTTCAACAACCGCTCCATGCAGGCCCTGCGCCTGGACCCGGCCGCCACCACCGCGTTCTACGCCGCGTACCGGCGCTTCGCCGAGATCATCGCCCGCCCCGAGCTGCTGCTGACTTTCCGGCTCGACCCCGGCGACTGCGTCATCTTCGACAACACCCGGCTGCTGCACGCCCGCACCGCGTTCGCCGAATCCGGCGCCCGGCACCTGCAAGGCTGCTACGCCGATCTCGACGCGCTCACCAGCACCCTGCGCACCCTGGAGGGGACCGCGTGA